In Streptomyces violaceusniger Tu 4113, one DNA window encodes the following:
- a CDS encoding transglycosylase family protein, with protein sequence MLKSNGKHRRPSKATRIAALTGLAGAAVAAPLIGATSASAASGVQWDQVAQCEAGGNWSINTGNGYYGGLQFSSSTWAAYGGTAYAPTADKASKSQQIQIAEKVLGSQGKGAWPVCGKGLTSGGSPSAPSAPSAPSAPSAPSGSQDQPSASTKSAPAAQPAQPKAQPHTAPERATREQPRGPIKKGDGEYKVKSGDTLGKIAKEHHVKGGWKKLFKLNDDIVEKADLIYPGQKLHLG encoded by the coding sequence ATGCTGAAGTCCAACGGGAAGCACCGCCGTCCCTCCAAGGCCACCCGTATCGCCGCGCTCACCGGTCTCGCCGGTGCCGCCGTGGCGGCGCCCCTCATCGGGGCGACCTCCGCCTCCGCGGCCAGCGGCGTCCAGTGGGACCAGGTCGCGCAGTGCGAGGCCGGTGGCAACTGGTCGATCAACACCGGCAACGGCTACTACGGCGGCCTGCAGTTCTCGAGCTCCACCTGGGCCGCGTACGGCGGCACCGCCTACGCGCCCACCGCGGACAAGGCCAGCAAGAGCCAGCAGATCCAGATAGCCGAGAAGGTCCTCGGCAGCCAGGGCAAGGGCGCCTGGCCGGTCTGCGGCAAGGGTCTGACCTCCGGCGGCAGCCCGTCCGCGCCGTCCGCGCCGTCCGCGCCGTCCGCCCCCTCCGCGCCCTCCGGTTCGCAGGACCAGCCGTCGGCCTCCACCAAGTCGGCCCCGGCCGCCCAGCCTGCCCAGCCGAAGGCCCAGCCGCACACCGCGCCCGAGCGCGCCACGCGTGAGCAGCCCCGTGGCCCGATCAAGAAGGGTGACGGCGAGTACAAGGTCAAGTCCGGCGACACCCTCGGCAAGATCGCCAAGGAGCACCACGTCAAGGGCGGCTGGAAGAAGCTCTTCAAGCTGAACGACGACATCGTGGAGAAGGCCGACCTGATCTACCCGGGCCAGAAGCTGC
- a CDS encoding transglycosylase family protein: MRSGNGRHRRPRQAPAIIVAAGVTGASIALPLFGASGAQAAQTATWDQVAECESGGMWSADEGNGFYGGLQLTLDMWKDYGGTEYAPRPDLASRSQQISVAQSILGDRGPDAWPSCALGAGLTDGSGAPDVDPGGTATRDPGAGRGETGGRERDGSSSPESDRSGTSDGAGKPDSSGSAEKPAAPHTSESPDGLDGSASDTPTSDGSASDDPTSDGSDDPADSASDGSKGSSADPSADPSPSGRHRGSPDAGGRAEDGDSADGQPSGRHASRDAVDRDQGPTGDDYTVRPGDNLSGIAEDRNVSRGWEGLYESNEDLIGIDPDLIIPGQRLDLTIREQ; the protein is encoded by the coding sequence ATGCGTTCCGGTAATGGTCGACACCGTCGCCCCCGTCAGGCTCCGGCCATCATCGTCGCGGCGGGGGTCACGGGAGCGAGCATCGCCCTGCCCCTCTTCGGGGCGTCCGGCGCACAGGCCGCCCAGACCGCCACCTGGGATCAGGTCGCCGAGTGCGAGAGCGGCGGTATGTGGAGCGCCGACGAGGGCAACGGCTTCTACGGCGGACTGCAGCTCACCCTCGACATGTGGAAGGACTACGGCGGCACGGAGTACGCCCCGCGCCCCGACCTGGCCAGCCGCTCCCAGCAGATATCCGTCGCCCAGTCGATCCTCGGCGACCGCGGCCCCGACGCCTGGCCGAGCTGTGCGCTGGGTGCGGGGCTCACCGACGGCTCCGGCGCCCCCGATGTGGACCCCGGTGGCACGGCCACCCGGGACCCGGGGGCGGGCCGGGGCGAGACGGGGGGCCGGGAGCGGGACGGCTCCTCCTCCCCGGAGTCGGACCGTTCGGGGACGTCCGACGGCGCCGGTAAGCCGGATTCGTCCGGATCGGCCGAGAAGCCGGCGGCCCCCCACACCTCCGAGTCCCCCGACGGACTGGACGGCTCGGCATCGGACACCCCGACGTCGGACGGCTCGGCCTCGGATGACCCGACCTCGGACGGCTCGGACGACCCGGCCGACTCGGCGTCGGACGGCTCGAAGGGGTCCTCGGCGGATCCCTCCGCCGACCCCTCGCCCTCCGGCCGCCACCGCGGCTCCCCGGACGCCGGGGGGCGGGCCGAGGACGGCGATTCGGCGGACGGGCAGCCCTCCGGGCGCCATGCCTCGCGTGACGCCGTGGACCGCGACCAGGGCCCCACGGGCGACGATTACACTGTTCGCCCCGGTGACAATCTGTCAGGGATCGCCGAGGACCGGAATGTGTCCCGAGGTTGGGAAGGGCTCTACGAGAGCAACGAGGACCTCATCGGAATCGACCCCGACCTGATCATCCCTGGTCAGCGACTTGACCTCACCATCAGGGAGCAGTGA
- a CDS encoding cytochrome P450 family protein, producing the protein MSEQPRDSSAPTLFTWEFATDPYPAYAWLREHAPVHRTTLPSGVDAWLVTRYADARKALADPRLSKNPQRHSAAAHAKGKVGIPGEQRADLMTHLLNIDPPDHTRLRRLVSKAFTPRRVAAFAPRVQTLTDQLIDAFEERGEADLIHEFAFPLPIYAICDLLGVPREDQDDFRDWAGAMIRHGGGPRGGVARAVKRIRAYLGELIHRKRLELVERREEEDGEDLISGLIRASDHGEHLTENEAAAMAFILLFAGFETTVNLIGNGVYALLRHPEQRAVMQRALEEGDERLLAAGVEELLRYDGPVEIATWRFATEPLTLAGQRIAEGEPVLVVLAAADRDPERFAEPDVLDLTRRDNQHLGYGHGIHYCLGAPLARLEAQTAIATLLRRLPGLRLAAEPEDLRWRGGLIMRGLRTLPVTWDSADR; encoded by the coding sequence GTGTCGGAACAGCCTCGTGACAGCTCCGCTCCCACCCTCTTCACCTGGGAGTTCGCCACCGATCCCTACCCTGCGTACGCCTGGCTGCGCGAGCACGCCCCGGTGCACCGGACCACGCTGCCCAGCGGTGTCGACGCCTGGCTGGTGACCCGTTACGCGGATGCCAGGAAGGCGCTGGCCGATCCCCGGCTCTCCAAGAACCCCCAGCGGCACAGCGCGGCGGCTCACGCAAAGGGCAAGGTGGGCATTCCCGGCGAACAACGTGCCGACCTGATGACGCATCTGCTCAATATCGACCCTCCCGATCACACCCGGCTGCGACGGCTGGTCTCCAAGGCGTTCACCCCGCGCCGGGTGGCCGCGTTCGCCCCTCGGGTACAGACCCTCACCGATCAGCTCATCGACGCCTTCGAGGAAAGGGGAGAGGCGGACCTGATCCATGAGTTCGCCTTTCCTCTCCCTATTTATGCGATCTGCGATCTGCTCGGGGTGCCGCGCGAGGACCAGGACGACTTCCGGGACTGGGCCGGCGCGATGATCCGGCACGGCGGAGGCCCGCGCGGCGGCGTGGCCCGCGCCGTGAAGAGGATCCGCGCGTATCTCGGCGAGCTGATCCACCGCAAGCGCCTGGAGCTCGTGGAGCGGAGGGAAGAAGAGGACGGGGAGGACCTGATCTCGGGGCTGATCCGGGCCAGCGACCACGGTGAGCACCTCACCGAGAACGAGGCCGCGGCCATGGCCTTCATCCTCTTGTTCGCCGGCTTCGAGACCACAGTCAACCTCATCGGCAACGGCGTCTACGCACTTCTGCGCCATCCGGAGCAGCGCGCCGTCATGCAGCGGGCCCTGGAAGAAGGGGACGAGCGGCTGCTGGCCGCCGGGGTCGAGGAGCTGCTGCGCTACGACGGGCCCGTGGAGATCGCCACCTGGCGGTTCGCCACCGAGCCGCTCACCCTCGCGGGGCAGCGCATCGCCGAAGGGGAGCCGGTGCTGGTGGTGCTCGCCGCGGCCGACCGGGACCCCGAGCGGTTCGCTGAGCCCGACGTCCTCGACCTCACCCGCCGCGACAACCAGCACCTCGGCTACGGCCACGGCATCCACTACTGCCTCGGCGCCCCGCTCGCCCGGCTGGAGGCGCAGACCGCGATCGCCACCCTGCTGCGGCGCCTGCCCGGACTGCGGCTCGCGGCGGAACCGGAGGATCTGCGGTGGCGCGGCGGGCTCATCATGCGCGGGCTGCGCACGCTCCCGGTGACCTGGGATTCCGCGGACCGCTGA
- a CDS encoding sensor histidine kinase translates to MTQYLQDPAFWALIAGTPLAATAIVRGRKARANLRQEKAELEKRAADLDNNYAEAVQEAHNRAEEATKSALKSAMRTLQGLANEQQLAISKTQDKYGEHQLLQDLLEIDHMNSQFGRRAQSIAVLCDGWLGRQRAVASVYDVVRSAKGRIRHYTRVEIRSQSNFALVSRAVEPVALALAELLDNATSYSAPDSPIDITIRTVPKGVCVIIDDAGVGMNEEEKNRADKLLSATHATGVTGLGNPPQFGFAVIGVLAARYGFTVSVDSASPYGGVRAVVLLPEDLLTNMPEPEEQPTTHVPAEAEQPQPQPSGSAMTGATVSGSTVSGATAGGLPKRRRKGSISIVPRADSTSAPARTSEESASIMGAFQRGTQSGRSANPNREGHDPQ, encoded by the coding sequence ATGACGCAATATCTACAGGATCCAGCGTTCTGGGCCCTGATCGCTGGCACGCCTCTCGCCGCAACCGCCATTGTTCGCGGGCGAAAGGCGCGGGCGAATCTGCGCCAGGAGAAGGCGGAGCTCGAGAAACGCGCGGCCGACCTCGACAACAATTACGCCGAGGCGGTCCAGGAGGCTCACAACCGCGCCGAGGAGGCCACCAAGAGCGCGCTGAAGTCCGCTATGCGTACGCTTCAGGGCCTCGCCAACGAGCAGCAGTTGGCCATCTCCAAGACACAGGACAAATACGGCGAGCATCAGCTTCTCCAGGACCTTCTGGAGATCGACCACATGAACTCGCAGTTCGGTCGGCGTGCGCAGTCCATCGCGGTGCTGTGTGACGGCTGGCTGGGTCGGCAGCGCGCCGTCGCGTCGGTGTACGACGTGGTCCGCAGCGCCAAGGGCCGCATCCGGCACTACACCCGGGTGGAAATCCGCTCACAGAGCAACTTCGCCCTGGTCAGCCGGGCCGTGGAACCGGTCGCGCTGGCGCTGGCCGAGCTTTTGGACAACGCGACCAGTTACTCCGCGCCCGACTCGCCGATCGACATCACCATCCGCACCGTCCCCAAGGGCGTCTGCGTCATCATCGACGACGCCGGTGTCGGTATGAACGAGGAGGAGAAGAACCGGGCGGACAAGCTGCTCTCGGCCACGCACGCCACCGGTGTAACGGGACTGGGCAATCCGCCGCAGTTCGGTTTCGCGGTGATCGGTGTGCTCGCCGCGCGCTACGGCTTCACGGTGTCCGTCGATTCGGCCTCTCCCTACGGTGGTGTACGCGCGGTCGTGCTTCTCCCCGAGGACCTTCTGACCAATATGCCCGAGCCGGAAGAGCAGCCGACGACCCACGTTCCCGCCGAGGCCGAGCAGCCGCAGCCGCAGCCGAGCGGTTCCGCCATGACCGGTGCCACCGTCAGCGGTTCGACCGTGAGCGGTGCCACTGCCGGGGGCCTGCCCAAACGTCGCCGTAAGGGCTCGATTTCCATCGTCCCCAGAGCGGACTCCACCAGTGCCCCGGCCCGGACGAGCGAGGAATCCGCATCGATCATGGGCGCGTTCCAGCGCGGCACGCAGTCCGGACGCTCAGCAAACCCGAACAGGGAAGGGCATGATCCTCAGTGA
- a CDS encoding roadblock/LC7 domain-containing protein codes for MNNDLSWMLESALEVPGARHAILVSADGLLMARSQEVKKDEADTVAAAMSGIQSLSRTMAGFCGGSHMTWRQTLVEFDGGWVFLISAGEGAYLAVSSAPDVDMADITFRMQQLVGQLGKALSTPPRENTGIQA; via the coding sequence GTGAACAACGACCTGTCATGGATGCTTGAGAGCGCCCTGGAAGTACCAGGGGCTCGTCATGCGATCCTGGTCTCCGCCGACGGTCTGCTGATGGCCCGTTCTCAAGAGGTCAAAAAGGACGAGGCCGACACCGTCGCCGCGGCGATGAGCGGCATCCAGTCGCTGAGCCGCACCATGGCCGGCTTCTGCGGTGGCTCCCATATGACATGGCGCCAGACCCTGGTCGAGTTCGACGGTGGCTGGGTCTTCCTCATCTCCGCGGGTGAGGGCGCGTATCTGGCGGTCTCCTCCGCCCCGGACGTCGACATGGCCGACATCACCTTCCGGATGCAGCAGCTTGTCGGGCAGCTCGGCAAGGCGCTGTCCACACCACCTCGCGAAAACACCGGAATTCAGGCATGA
- a CDS encoding DUF742 domain-containing protein, which translates to MTAPGEQEPQSAQLVRPYVITNGRGLPENDQFNLITLVTASEQRPPSQLDPEKRSLLELCAGGYLSVAEIAGHMGLPIGIVKVLLSDLSSDGYLITRAPAPPAQLVDVSLLQEVLDGLQARFG; encoded by the coding sequence ATGACGGCACCAGGCGAGCAGGAGCCCCAGTCCGCTCAATTAGTGCGACCGTACGTCATCACGAACGGTCGCGGACTTCCGGAGAATGACCAGTTCAACCTGATCACGCTGGTCACCGCGTCCGAACAGAGACCCCCCAGTCAGCTCGACCCGGAGAAGCGCAGCCTCTTGGAGCTGTGCGCGGGTGGTTATCTCTCGGTTGCCGAGATAGCGGGGCATATGGGGCTGCCGATCGGCATTGTGAAGGTCTTGCTGTCCGATCTCTCATCGGACGGATACCTCATCACCCGTGCCCCCGCGCCTCCCGCGCAGCTTGTCGACGTTTCGCTCCTTCAGGAGGTGCTGGATGGGCTCCAGGCCCGTTTCGGATGA
- a CDS encoding GTP-binding protein, producing MGSRPVSDDDVYLNEAVQIAAKILVVGHFAVGKTTFIGTMSEIPPLRTEERMTQAGAHVDDLMGTRGKTTTTVAMDFGRLTLSERLVLYLFGTPGQERFVQVWEDMTRGALGALILVDPERIKESFPVIDLVEHYGLPYAISVNHFDGTPARPDAELREALDLLPETPIVTCDARDEKSSANALMALVRYLQERTR from the coding sequence ATGGGCTCCAGGCCCGTTTCGGATGACGATGTCTATCTGAACGAAGCGGTGCAGATCGCGGCCAAGATCCTCGTCGTGGGGCATTTCGCGGTCGGAAAGACGACGTTCATCGGCACCATGTCCGAGATTCCTCCGCTGCGCACCGAGGAGCGGATGACTCAGGCCGGAGCGCATGTCGATGACCTCATGGGCACCCGAGGCAAGACCACGACCACCGTGGCCATGGACTTCGGCCGGCTCACGCTGAGCGAGAGACTTGTCCTTTATCTCTTCGGCACGCCCGGACAGGAGCGCTTCGTCCAGGTGTGGGAGGACATGACCCGAGGCGCTCTCGGGGCACTGATCCTCGTCGATCCCGAACGCATCAAGGAATCCTTCCCGGTGATCGACCTGGTGGAGCACTACGGACTTCCCTATGCGATTTCCGTCAATCACTTCGACGGCACGCCGGCCCGCCCCGACGCAGAATTGCGCGAGGCGCTCGATCTGCTGCCCGAGACCCCCATCGTCACCTGTGACGCACGTGACGAGAAGTCATCGGCCAATGCCCTGATGGCGCTTGTCCGTTACCTACAGGAACGTACCCGCTAG
- a CDS encoding cytochrome P450, with protein MNMQSDFSAVPPPGCPAHGSGKRVPLYGPEFTADPGAYYTYMRSFGATAPVELSPGVEATLVTDYSAALQLLQNPDTFRKDSRRWRDYNEGKVTRDNPVAPLLEYRPNCMFTDGAEHMRLRQAVTDSLARVDTHRLSRHVERVADYLMDQFTSRGSADLLNDYAKLLPLFVFNELFGCPAEIGDRVIFGISGMFDGINAEKANEVLVQSLSELVALKRRQPGEDVTSWLMQHHAQLTDEEMAHQLVLLLGSGAEPQRNLIANALLLLLSDERYAGAGLLVEDALDDVLWNSPPMSNYAPHYPVSDVDFAGTRLRAGDLVLVSIAAANTDPALSASRQQLSKRAHLAWSAGPHACPAKDTAQLIGVVAIEKLLNQLPDIELAVPESSLTWRPGPFNRGLTALPARFTPIRTDKQPVAQQQIPTGDHRGHAQNRQEKGGLWSSFLSWWRA; from the coding sequence ATGAACATGCAATCGGATTTTTCGGCGGTGCCACCACCCGGCTGCCCCGCCCATGGCAGTGGCAAGCGGGTGCCGCTGTACGGGCCGGAGTTCACCGCCGATCCGGGTGCCTATTACACGTATATGCGCTCGTTCGGCGCGACCGCTCCGGTCGAGCTCTCCCCGGGTGTCGAGGCCACGCTGGTCACGGACTACTCGGCAGCCCTTCAGTTGCTGCAGAACCCGGACACCTTCCGGAAGGACTCGCGCCGCTGGCGCGACTACAACGAGGGCAAGGTCACCCGGGACAATCCGGTCGCCCCGCTGCTGGAATACCGGCCGAACTGCATGTTCACCGACGGCGCGGAGCATATGCGGCTGCGTCAGGCGGTGACCGACAGCCTGGCCCGGGTGGATACGCATCGACTGAGCCGCCATGTCGAGCGCGTCGCGGACTATCTGATGGACCAGTTCACCTCCCGCGGCTCGGCCGATCTGCTCAATGACTATGCCAAGCTGCTGCCGCTGTTTGTTTTCAATGAGCTCTTCGGATGCCCGGCGGAAATCGGCGACCGGGTCATCTTCGGTATCTCCGGGATGTTCGACGGCATCAACGCGGAGAAGGCGAACGAGGTCCTCGTCCAAAGCCTCAGCGAACTTGTCGCCCTGAAGCGCAGGCAGCCCGGGGAAGATGTCACCTCCTGGCTTATGCAGCACCATGCCCAGCTCACCGACGAGGAAATGGCTCATCAGCTCGTCCTGCTGCTGGGGTCCGGTGCCGAGCCCCAGCGGAATCTCATCGCCAACGCGCTGCTGCTCCTGCTCTCCGACGAGCGGTACGCGGGAGCCGGGCTGCTGGTCGAGGACGCCCTCGACGATGTGCTGTGGAACAGCCCGCCGATGTCCAACTACGCCCCCCATTACCCGGTTTCCGACGTGGACTTCGCCGGAACCCGGCTGCGGGCGGGCGATCTGGTACTGGTCTCCATCGCGGCGGCGAACACCGACCCCGCGCTGTCCGCCTCCCGGCAGCAGCTCAGCAAGCGGGCGCACCTCGCCTGGAGCGCGGGTCCGCACGCCTGCCCGGCCAAGGACACCGCTCAGCTCATCGGTGTGGTGGCCATCGAAAAACTGCTCAACCAGTTGCCCGATATTGAACTCGCGGTGCCCGAGTCGAGCCTGACTTGGCGCCCCGGTCCGTTCAACCGTGGGCTGACCGCACTGCCTGCCCGATTCACTCCGATACGTACGGACAAACAGCCCGTTGCACAGCAACAGATACCGACGGGCGACCATCGCGGGCACGCCCAGAATAGGCAGGAGAAGGGCGGCTTGTGGAGTTCGTTCCTCTCATGGTGGAGAGCGTGA
- a CDS encoding tryptophan dimethylallyltransferase family protein, producing MNGFHSGEALLGDLATSQLTRLCQVAGLSEADTAAYTGVLIESLGASAGRPLALPPPSRTFLSDDHSPVEFSLAFLPGQAPDLRVLVEPGCSRGDDLAENGRAGLQAIHAMADRWGFSTDQLDRLEDLFFPHSPEGPLALWCALELRPGGVPGIKVYLNPSANGADRAAETVREALARLGHRQAFDSLPRSDGFPFFALDLGDWDAPRVKVYLKHPGLSPTEAGSLPRMSPAPGPERLEEFFRTAGDLPADDLTADEDAVRLTGRPALTCHSFTETATGLPSGYTLHVPVRDYVRHDGEARERAVAVLRSHDMDSAALDRALAAVSPRPLGDGVGLIAYLALVHERGRPQRVTVYVSSEAYRTRPPRETVPTRDRVRAGL from the coding sequence ATGAACGGTTTCCATTCGGGTGAGGCGCTGCTCGGCGACCTCGCCACCAGCCAGCTCACCCGGCTGTGCCAGGTGGCGGGGCTCAGCGAGGCCGATACGGCCGCCTACACCGGGGTACTGATCGAGAGTCTGGGCGCCTCGGCCGGACGGCCGTTGGCGCTGCCACCCCCGTCTCGGACGTTTCTGTCCGACGACCACAGCCCCGTGGAGTTCTCCCTGGCCTTTCTGCCGGGCCAGGCTCCGGACCTGCGGGTCCTGGTGGAACCGGGCTGCTCCCGGGGCGACGACCTCGCGGAGAACGGCCGGGCCGGTCTGCAGGCGATCCACGCCATGGCGGACCGCTGGGGGTTCTCGACCGACCAGCTCGACCGGCTCGAGGACCTGTTCTTCCCCCACTCCCCCGAGGGCCCGCTGGCCCTGTGGTGCGCCCTGGAACTCCGCCCCGGCGGCGTCCCCGGGATCAAGGTCTATCTCAACCCCTCGGCGAACGGCGCCGACCGGGCCGCCGAGACGGTACGCGAGGCGCTGGCCAGGCTGGGCCATCGGCAGGCGTTCGACTCGCTGCCCCGGTCGGACGGCTTCCCGTTCTTCGCCCTGGACCTCGGCGACTGGGACGCCCCGCGGGTGAAGGTCTACCTCAAGCACCCCGGCCTGTCCCCCACCGAGGCGGGCTCCCTCCCCCGGATGTCGCCCGCACCGGGCCCGGAGCGGCTGGAGGAGTTCTTCCGTACCGCGGGGGACCTCCCCGCCGACGACCTCACCGCCGATGAGGACGCCGTCCGGCTCACCGGGCGCCCCGCCCTCACCTGCCACTCCTTCACGGAGACGGCGACCGGGCTGCCCAGCGGATACACCCTCCACGTGCCCGTCCGCGACTACGTCCGGCACGACGGCGAGGCGCGGGAGAGGGCGGTCGCCGTGCTGCGCAGCCATGACATGGACAGTGCAGCACTCGACCGGGCGCTGGCCGCCGTGAGCCCGCGCCCCCTCGGCGACGGGGTCGGCCTGATCGCCTACCTGGCGCTGGTCCATGAGCGCGGCCGGCCGCAGCGGGTGACCGTCTACGTCTCCTCCGAGGCGTACCGGACCCGGCCGCCGCGGGAGACGGTCCCCACCCGCGACCGGGTGCGGGCAGGGCTGTGA
- a CDS encoding tryptophanase, whose translation MEPYRIKVVEPIPFTTRQQREEALQRVNYNLFDLRAEEVTIDLLTDSGTGALSAAQLAAGMAGDESYSGSRSFYRFHETVTELTGYAHILPAHQGRAAERVLFTTLLERGNLVLSNTHFDTTRANVELNEAEARDLPCPEAKNLDSTEPFKGNIDLEALAQTLSGPDGSRVAMVVMTITNNGGGGQPVSMDNLKRTAALCRQHGVPLFLDAARFAENAWLVTRHEEGYRDRTPRQVAEEAFRLADGCMMSAKKDGIVHIGGFIGTNDPELAQKCELLLIATEGFATYGGLAGRDLDMMAQGLKEVTEPSYLAERAEIASHLAHRVRDAGVDIVEPPGMHALYLNAGRLLPHLPPHQYPGHALACQLYLEGGIRSAELGSLYLGEEDEHGNPIKSAPYELVRLALPRRVYTRSHYDHVGETLAKIAKNADQVYGFRITDQSPILRHFRATLVPVPITG comes from the coding sequence GTGGAGCCGTACAGGATCAAGGTCGTCGAACCGATCCCCTTCACCACCCGGCAGCAGCGCGAAGAGGCGCTGCAGCGGGTGAACTACAACCTCTTCGATCTGCGCGCCGAAGAGGTGACCATCGATCTGCTCACCGACTCGGGCACCGGAGCGCTCTCCGCCGCCCAGCTCGCCGCGGGGATGGCCGGCGACGAGTCCTACTCGGGCTCCCGCTCGTTCTACCGGTTCCACGAGACGGTCACCGAGCTCACCGGTTACGCGCATATCCTCCCCGCCCACCAGGGGCGCGCCGCCGAGCGGGTGCTGTTCACCACCCTGCTGGAGCGCGGCAACCTCGTGCTGTCGAACACCCACTTCGACACCACCCGGGCCAATGTCGAGCTGAACGAGGCCGAGGCGCGCGACCTGCCGTGTCCCGAGGCCAAGAACCTCGACAGCACCGAGCCGTTCAAGGGCAACATCGACCTGGAGGCGCTCGCCCAGACGCTGTCCGGGCCCGACGGCTCCCGGGTCGCCATGGTGGTCATGACCATCACCAACAACGGCGGCGGCGGCCAGCCCGTCTCCATGGACAACCTCAAGCGGACGGCGGCCCTGTGCCGTCAGCACGGCGTCCCGCTCTTCCTGGACGCCGCCCGGTTCGCCGAGAACGCCTGGCTGGTCACCCGCCATGAGGAGGGCTACCGCGACCGCACCCCCCGGCAGGTCGCGGAGGAGGCGTTCCGGCTGGCGGACGGCTGCATGATGAGCGCCAAGAAGGACGGCATCGTCCACATCGGCGGCTTCATCGGCACCAACGACCCGGAGCTCGCCCAGAAGTGCGAGCTGCTCCTCATCGCCACCGAGGGGTTCGCGACCTACGGCGGTCTGGCCGGACGCGACCTCGACATGATGGCGCAGGGGCTGAAAGAGGTGACCGAGCCGAGCTATCTCGCCGAGCGCGCCGAGATCGCCTCCCACCTCGCCCACCGGGTCCGCGACGCGGGCGTGGACATCGTCGAGCCGCCGGGCATGCACGCGCTCTACCTCAACGCCGGGCGGCTGCTGCCGCACCTCCCGCCGCACCAGTACCCCGGCCACGCCCTGGCCTGCCAGCTCTACCTGGAGGGCGGCATCCGCTCGGCCGAGCTGGGCTCGCTCTACCTCGGTGAGGAGGACGAGCACGGGAACCCGATCAAGAGCGCGCCGTACGAGCTGGTCAGGCTCGCCCTGCCGCGCCGGGTCTACACCCGCAGCCACTACGACCACGTGGGCGAGACGCTCGCGAAGATCGCCAAGAACGCGGACCAGGTGTACGGCTTCCGGATCACCGACCAGTCGCCGATCCTGCGCCACTTCCGCGCCACGCTGGTGCCGGTGCCCATCACGGGCTGA
- a CDS encoding DUF6479 family protein has translation MDTYTEDLAVPRDLLIGTGPFIVGLVVVILCFGAVWWGIRLRAREPVPPQQPQPRAGAWQKAQEADHEARAAGHGPGHQDDDAGVGYVTQHREPDELARDRGRRFPSELGGSGTRDSGKGGAEGRPTWTEGGSGSFGNG, from the coding sequence ATGGATACGTACACCGAGGATCTCGCCGTGCCCCGGGACCTGTTGATCGGGACCGGGCCGTTCATCGTCGGTCTGGTGGTCGTCATCCTGTGCTTCGGGGCCGTGTGGTGGGGGATACGGCTACGGGCCCGTGAACCGGTCCCGCCCCAGCAGCCGCAGCCCCGCGCCGGCGCCTGGCAGAAGGCCCAGGAGGCCGACCACGAGGCGCGGGCGGCGGGCCATGGCCCGGGGCATCAGGACGACGACGCCGGCGTCGGCTATGTCACCCAGCACCGCGAGCCCGATGAGCTGGCACGGGACCGTGGCCGCCGGTTCCCGTCCGAGCTGGGCGGCTCGGGGACGCGGGACTCCGGCAAGGGCGGCGCCGAGGGCCGGCCGACCTGGACCGAGGGCGGCAGCGGCTCGTTCGGCAACGGCTGA